The Kitasatospora acidiphila region CACCCGGTTCGATCGTCGCCGTCCATCTGGTCAACCACCTGCCGGTCGCCACCAACCTGCACTTCCACGGCCTGCACGTCTCACCGTCGGACCACTCGGACAACCCCTTCCTCTGCGTGTCCCCGGGCAGCTCCACCACCTACTCGCTGGCCATCCCGGCCGAGCATCCACTCGGCACGTACTGGTACCACAGCCACGCCATGGGCACCGCCTGTCCGCCGTCCGGCTCACCGGCCGCGCAGGACACGGTTGCCTCGAACTTCGTCCCGGGCGACGTGGAGAACCAGATCTTCGCGGGTCTGTCCGGTGCGCTGATCGTCGGTGACGACCGCACACTGCTCCCCCCGGGGTTGCGTCACATCTGTGCACACACCTTCGTGCTGAAAGACGCGCAGATCGACGCCACCGGTCACATCGTCCAGAACACCGCCACCACGTCGATCAACTCGAACGACCCGACGGTGCGGCTGGTCAACGGACAGCTGCGACCGGTCCTGTCCATGAGGCCGGGGCAGACACAGCTGTGGCGCCTCGTCAACGCGGGAGCCGACATCATCTACCAGCTGCAGCTGGACGGCCATCACTTCACCGTCATCGGCGAGGACGGCACTCCCGTAGCGCGGACGACCACCGCCGACACGCTCCTGCTGCCCCCGGGCAAGCGCTACGACGTGCTCGTCACCGCGGACGGTCGCCCGCGCGAAACGGTCCTGCGCACCACCGCGTACAGCAACGGCCCGCAGGGGGACTCCTACCCCGATGTGGCCCTGGCCGACATCGCGGTGACCGGACACCCCGTGGACCGGCTGCCCACCGTCTCCGGCGCCATGCCCACCGCTCCGAGGGACCTCTCCACCGCGCCGATCGCCCGGCATCGCTCCCTGGACCTGTCCGAGAACGCCGCGGGGACCGTCTTCTACATCAACGGCGCACAGTTCTCGATGGACAGCTCCGTCTTCGACACACCCGCCCGCCTCGGCACCGTCGAGGAGTGGACCGTCCGCAATCTCAGCGGCGAGGACCACCCCTTCCACCTGCACACCAACCACTTCCAGGTGACGTCGGTAAACGACGTGCCCCAGCCCTACACCGATCAGCAGGACATCGTCATGGTGCCGCACATCGTGAACGGCGTGCCCGGACAGGTGGTGCTGCGAGTGCCCTTTGCCGACTACACCGGCAGATGGCTGTTCCACTGCCACATCGCGGCCCATGAGGACAACGGCATGATGAGCTTTATCAACGTCGTCTCCTGAGCAGGGCCGGTGGCCGGTGGCGCGCGAGAGAGCATGCCTCGCGGCGGCCAACCCGAGGCCCGGGGCGGAGAGCCGGCTCCGGCCCACCACCCCCCATCGACAGACTGCGGGCTCGGCACCGCACCCGCCCTGCAGGTGCTTGGCCGCCCAGAATCGCCACTCGGTGACCAGCAGGGGCCGGACGTTGGCCGGGCGGCCGAGCCCTCGGCGCGCCGCCGGCGAAAGCGGGCCCGGATCTTCTCGATGCTGCTGTCCGGGGCGGGCAGTTGCCGCAGCTGTTCGGCGGTGGCGATGCGGTCCTGGAACACGGAAACGAGCAGGTCCAGGTGGTCTCCGCCTTCCGCGTCTCGCCATCCGGCCCTGCGCCGGTCCTCGCCCTCGTCCTGGTGCTGCCGTTCTCGTTGTTACCGGGGCTCTTCTTCTCGGCTCGGTGCAGAACCCGGGTGCTCCGCGCGGCCGCCGAACCACGGGAAGCGCTGGACGAACGGGCCGTCCAGCTGGTCGCGGTAGGTGTCGGCATGGACGGTGATCAGCAGCTGGCGCTGGCCCTCGGACGGGCACCTTGCTGGTAGCGGCGCAGCTCTATCGTCACGGGCGGGTCGTCCCTTCGGTGGCGCGTATGGGCGGCCGGCGGGACGACGGGGCGGGCGCGATGGTGATGCTGCGGCGAAGCATGGGGCCTCGGTGGGACGAGGCGCGCAGCGCCCGGGAGAGTGAAGCCGGGCTCTTCGCTCGTACAGCCGAATACTGCCTCCAACGCGGCCCTGGTCCTCTGCTACGGCCAACGGGTGGCCCCGGTCAGCAGGTTGTAGACCGTGCGCTCGGAGTGTGCGCCCAGCGTGCCGGTGGTCCGGGCGACGTGATCGTTCATCAGCCGCACCAGCTCGCCTTGGCGCAGCCCTCGTTCAGCCATCCGCTGCTGGAGACGGACATTCACCCCATGCACTCACCGTAGCGCTGACGTCACGCCTGGCGTAAACCGGTCGGATTATCCTGAGGGCAGTTTTCCGGTCCCTTGCAGGCAGATTCCCTAACTTCTTCCTGCCCTACTTGGCACTGACGGTCGTTCACTGGTTAGAAGCCGCTGGCGCTAGGCCCGCACCCCGAGGGCCCGCGCGAAGCCCGGCGGTACGAGCGGCGGTCCCGCCCCCATGTCCCCCGTGCGGGGCCGGGGCCGCTCAACCACCCGCAGAAAGCCCCGGATCCCATGACATCAGCAGCAGTGGCCGAGACCTCCCCGGACGCGGACGCCGAGTGGCAGGACATGCCCTGCCGGCCGGAGTCGGCGGCCCTCGCCCGCCGGACCGTGCGGGCTCGCCTCAATGCGTGGGGGCTCGGGCAGCTGAGCGAGAGCGCCGAGCTGCTGGTGACAGAGCTGATCAGCAACGCCGCCCGTCACACCGGCTGCCAGACAATCCGGCTCTACACCACCTTTGACGGCCTGGTCGTCCGCGTCGCCGTGCGGGACTCCAGCCGCACCATGCCCGTGCGGATCCACACCGACCGCGACGCCGAGAGCGGCCGCGGCCTGCACCTGGTCCACCGGCTCTCCCACCGCTGGGGAGCCGACCTCCAACCACTCGGCAAAGTGGTCTGGTTCGAGCTGCGCCGCCCGGGCTCGAAGAAGCCCGCCAGGCTTCCATAGGAAGCCCCTGAACTCCCTGGCGCCCGCCCCGCTGACCTGCCTGGGCGCGCCGCCGAGGCCTTGGCCCCGGACCTGGCGCCTATCGCGATCGCCCGCGACATGCGGGAGGACCTGGCGCACCTGATGCGCCTGCTCAGCGGGTCAGTCCCGGCTCAGGACGGCCAGGCACAAGAGCTGCTGGCTGCCTCGCAGCAAGGGTGTAGCGCAGTTCCTCCGCCAGCTGCCCCTCGCCGTCGGGGATGATCTCGCGGCGCAGCACCTGCGCGATGCCTGGCGTTTTCCGGCGTCCTCGTCAGTCCTGGGGGAGCGTCGGTCTCGTGGTCCGGGCCCTGTGCGCGCAGCCGCCGCACTTGCTCCAGTGACTCGCGCAACTCTCCTAGCCAGTCCTGCGAGTGACGCTGGACCAGCTTGACGCACCAGCCGAGCGCTTCGCTGCGGCTGCGCGCCACGCCGGCTTCCACCAGGGTGTCGAGCACCTGCCGTTCGGGCTGGCGCAGCCGGGTCATCACCGGCGCCGCGACGGTGGTGAACAGTGCCTTGGTCCCCTCGTCTTCGGCGTCCCAGGAGACCTTGCGCCCGAAGCGGTGCTCGGCCTGGCGTGCGACGGCCTTCCGCTGGGCCCTGGTGCGCTCGCAGGCCATCGGCGAGTCGTCCCTCCACCGTGGCTGCGCGCTCCGCGTGCGACACCTCGGCATCGATCCCCGGTCCCGGGATCCGGCCGACGACGGTGATCTCCTCATGGTCCACGGCCACCTCGACCAGTTTGGTGAAGAGCCCGTCCGCGTTCAGGCAGAGTACGGCGAGGCACGGCTGCTGGCCGAACTGCTGATGAGCAGACTTGACGAGCGGGGCAGGGCGGTGGTCGGCGGCATCGTGGGTGTGGTCCGTGTTCAGGCAGGTGGCGTCACCGGTGTCCGGGTCGCACTGGAGACAGCGCTCCACGGGCCCACTGCCGGCGTGACGGCCATCGGTCTGGGAGATCTCCTCCTGTGTGAATTCACCGTCGAGGAGGCCTGTGTCGCCTACGAGCGGGGCGTGACCGGGCAGATGGCCGCGTCGGCCCGATCCCGCTTGAAGCTGCTGGCATCGTCCGAAGCGGCTTCCGGTGCTCAGCCATCGCTTTATGACTACGGCTGCCACGTCGCCTGTAAGACGCCGGCCCGCAAGGGTATTGCCACCCTCCAGGCTGCTATCGCTGCGGGCGACACACGGGCCCGCACCCACTTCTACCTCGCACAACTCTTGGCGCCCGCGCAGAAGGCCGGCACCTACCGGCGGGCCGTCGTGCTGGCGGGTCCGGGCGTCGATGCCTTGGTCCTGGTCTGCCGGGGCTGGCTCGGCTGGGCGCGCTGCGATCACGCCGGAGCCCGCGCAGCCTTCGACTCCGCCTCGCGCAAGGCCTTCGACTCCGTCGACGTGGAACTGGCCGTCGTGGCGGCGGTCAGTCTGGCCCAAAGCCACGAGGACGAGGGCAACGTGACAGCGGCTCGGGACGCCTACCATCGCGCCCTTCGGGCGGGGTACCCTCAACACTCGGCTGCCGCC contains the following coding sequences:
- a CDS encoding ATP-binding protein, whose amino-acid sequence is MTSAAVAETSPDADAEWQDMPCRPESAALARRTVRARLNAWGLGQLSESAELLVTELISNAARHTGCQTIRLYTTFDGLVVRVAVRDSSRTMPVRIHTDRDAESGRGLHLVHRLSHRWGADLQPLGKVVWFELRRPGSKKPARLP
- a CDS encoding tetratricopeptide repeat protein, with product MTAIGLGDLLLCEFTVEEACVAYERGVTGQMAASARSRLKLLASSEAASGAQPSLYDYGCHVACKTPARKGIATLQAAIAAGDTRARTHFYLAQLLAPAQKAGTYRRAVVLAGPGVDALVLVCRGWLGWARCDHAGARAAFDSASRKAFDSVDVELAVVAAVSLAQSHEDEGNVTAARDAYHRALRAGYPQHSAAAGFDCAQFLAEHGDTAGAADVYRSVMATGHPVQCSVAAINLGSILRDSGDLAGACQAYTHALNGLWPDATARARAALARLLSSGAVTNMSPAAGGEYRRGGVHE
- a CDS encoding multicopper oxidase family protein; amino-acid sequence: MTAGAPFRDPADAETHQDLTITLDAASTRFDLSGRKVWGQSYNGAFVAPTIRVTPGSIVAVHLVNHLPVATNLHFHGLHVSPSDHSDNPFLCVSPGSSTTYSLAIPAEHPLGTYWYHSHAMGTACPPSGSPAAQDTVASNFVPGDVENQIFAGLSGALIVGDDRTLLPPGLRHICAHTFVLKDAQIDATGHIVQNTATTSINSNDPTVRLVNGQLRPVLSMRPGQTQLWRLVNAGADIIYQLQLDGHHFTVIGEDGTPVARTTTADTLLLPPGKRYDVLVTADGRPRETVLRTTAYSNGPQGDSYPDVALADIAVTGHPVDRLPTVSGAMPTAPRDLSTAPIARHRSLDLSENAAGTVFYINGAQFSMDSSVFDTPARLGTVEEWTVRNLSGEDHPFHLHTNHFQVTSVNDVPQPYTDQQDIVMVPHIVNGVPGQVVLRVPFADYTGRWLFHCHIAAHEDNGMMSFINVVS